A single region of the Candidatus Sungiibacteriota bacterium genome encodes:
- the rplQ gene encoding 50S ribosomal protein L17: MRHLKKGRKFGRERNQRRALLKSLASSFFMLGRIKTTEAKAKELRSHAEPFITRAKNPTLVNRRYLARFFDERTAKKVFERANEFKNRQGGYTRIIKSGRRTSDGARMAIIEFVK, translated from the coding sequence ATGAGACATTTAAAAAAAGGCAGAAAATTTGGTCGTGAACGAAATCAACGGCGTGCTTTATTGAAGAGTCTAGCCTCTTCATTTTTTATGTTGGGGAGAATAAAAACCACCGAAGCTAAAGCTAAAGAGCTAAGGTCACACGCCGAACCCTTTATTACGCGTGCCAAAAATCCGACTTTGGTTAATCGGCGTTATCTTGCACGTTTTTTTGACGAACGCACCGCAAAGAAAGTTTTTGAACGGGCGAACGAGTTTAAGAATCGTCAAGGCGGCTATACCCGGATTATAAAATCTGGTCGGCGTACAAGTGATGGCGCGAGGATGGCTATAATTGAGTTTGTTAAATAA
- a CDS encoding GIY-YIG nuclease family protein, with product MNPDSVPKFYYVYVLRSQRNSRWYVGFTMDLRKRFKEHNEGKYNSWTLRRPFIPAASYGVLWEGGGIKPMLSQEKNSLNQVKEGLILNKE from the coding sequence ATGAATCCCGATAGTGTTCCTAAATTTTACTATGTCTATGTATTACGCAGCCAAAGAAATAGCAGATGGTATGTCGGTTTTACGATGGATTTACGGAAGCGCTTTAAAGAACACAATGAGGGTAAATATAATTCTTGGACACTACGGCGTCCATTCATCCCCGCAGCAAGCTACGGGGTACTCTGGGAAGGTGGGGGGATAAAGCCGATGCTCAGTCAAGAGAAAAACAGCTTAAATCAGGTCAAGGAAGGGCTTATCTTAAACAAAGAGTAA
- the rplM gene encoding 50S ribosomal protein L13 — MEYKIDAANKILGRLATEVVVLLRGKNSPSFDPARMSGNKVIVFNTDKIRVSGKKLGQKLYRRHSGYHGGLKEEKLREVLARDSRLVLRRAVMGMLPKNRLRKKMIKDLILVKEETS; from the coding sequence ATGGAGTACAAAATTGACGCAGCCAATAAAATATTGGGACGGCTCGCTACTGAAGTAGTGGTTCTTTTGCGCGGCAAAAATAGTCCGAGTTTTGATCCCGCGCGTATGAGCGGGAACAAAGTTATTGTTTTTAACACCGACAAGATACGCGTAAGCGGTAAGAAACTTGGCCAGAAACTATATCGTCGCCACTCCGGTTACCATGGGGGTTTAAAGGAAGAAAAATTGCGCGAGGTTCTCGCCCGAGATTCACGTCTTGTATTGCGGCGCGCGGTAATGGGTATGTTGCCCAAAAACAGACTTAGAAAAAAAATGATAAAAGATCTTATTTTGGTTAAAGAAGAAACTTCTTAA
- the rpsI gene encoding 30S ribosomal protein S9 gives MPAKKKTVKKKISLKPQKIKEEKKAALKAPTPEIIAEVKPDLTGQEEFLKETAKKPERYFEAVGRRKTAVARVRLFTRAGDFSVNGKIYSEYFPTFDLQKIAEEALQKMKLLGRFRVSVKIYGGGIHAQAEAIRHGLARCLEKFNPDFRKRLKRAGFLRRDPRMKERKKFGLKKARRAPQWAKR, from the coding sequence ATGCCTGCCAAAAAGAAAACAGTTAAAAAAAAGATAAGTCTTAAGCCCCAAAAGATTAAAGAAGAGAAAAAGGCAGCGCTTAAAGCGCCGACCCCGGAGATTATAGCAGAAGTAAAACCAGATTTGACCGGGCAGGAGGAATTTTTAAAAGAAACCGCCAAAAAACCCGAACGGTATTTTGAGGCTGTGGGACGGCGTAAAACCGCTGTGGCGCGGGTACGCCTTTTTACGCGCGCCGGAGACTTTTCAGTAAATGGCAAAATTTATAGTGAGTATTTCCCCACTTTTGATTTGCAAAAAATTGCGGAAGAGGCGCTTCAAAAAATGAAGCTTTTGGGGCGATTCAGGGTTTCCGTAAAAATTTATGGAGGTGGAATCCATGCCCAAGCCGAAGCAATACGTCACGGCTTGGCGCGTTGTCTTGAAAAGTTCAACCCCGATTTTAGAAAACGTCTCAAACGCGCCGGATTTCTGCGTCGTGATCCCCGCATGAAAGAGCGTAAAAAATTCGGACTCAAGAAGGCAAGAAGGGCCCCGCAATGGGCGAAGAGATAG
- the murA gene encoding UDP-N-acetylglucosamine 1-carboxyvinyltransferase, which produces MERLVIKGGRPLVGEVEVRGSKNAASKLIVASLLTKEPCVIENVPLSAEIDITRELCEYVGSDIHVEGRKMTIQTRAIKNFSVSELSRKNRIPILAIGPLLHRSGRAEVPVLGGCPIGHRPVNFHIEALNKLGARIERRERSYFAQASELQGAEIYFPYPSVGATENVLLSAVLAQGKTIVVNAAIEPEIMNLVDMLVKMGARISVDEMSRRVEIEGVSRLGGVAISVMPDRNEAVSFVTAALATDGDIFIKNIETRYLHSFMEKVAALGAYYEVQEGGIRFFGEKPYRAVSLDTAPHPAFMTDWQQPFLVLLTQARGKSIIHETVYEDRFGYTKDLQRMGADIMVSDECPEGSKCRFYGQTFNHVAHVFGPTKLRGGEITMTDIRAGMAHIVAALAAEGESVISGVEHVDRGYERIDERLRELGADIKRV; this is translated from the coding sequence ATGGAAAGGTTAGTTATAAAGGGCGGACGCCCCTTGGTGGGCGAAGTTGAAGTACGGGGCTCAAAGAATGCCGCGTCAAAGTTGATAGTGGCCTCGCTTCTTACTAAGGAGCCGTGCGTTATAGAAAACGTCCCTCTCTCTGCCGAGATTGATATCACGCGGGAACTTTGCGAGTACGTAGGAAGTGACATACACGTTGAGGGCCGTAAGATGACAATTCAGACGAGGGCGATTAAAAATTTTTCCGTATCAGAACTTTCCCGCAAAAATCGTATTCCAATTTTGGCTATAGGCCCGCTGTTGCATCGCAGTGGCAGGGCCGAAGTTCCTGTTTTGGGTGGGTGTCCTATAGGCCACCGCCCGGTTAATTTTCACATTGAGGCCTTAAATAAATTGGGGGCAAGAATTGAACGAAGGGAGCGTTCTTACTTTGCTCAAGCTTCAGAACTTCAGGGAGCAGAAATTTATTTTCCTTACCCATCGGTGGGAGCCACGGAAAATGTTTTATTAAGTGCCGTTCTCGCCCAAGGTAAAACGATTGTTGTCAATGCTGCGATAGAGCCGGAAATTATGAATTTGGTGGACATGCTTGTTAAGATGGGTGCGCGGATAAGTGTTGATGAAATGTCTCGTCGGGTGGAAATTGAGGGTGTGAGTAGGCTCGGCGGTGTTGCCATAAGCGTAATGCCTGACCGCAATGAGGCTGTTTCTTTTGTTACGGCCGCGCTAGCCACCGACGGCGACATTTTTATAAAAAATATAGAAACCCGGTACCTGCATTCTTTTATGGAAAAGGTAGCGGCCTTGGGCGCCTATTATGAAGTTCAGGAAGGGGGCATAAGATTTTTTGGAGAAAAACCATATCGTGCGGTTTCCTTGGATACAGCACCTCACCCCGCATTTATGACCGATTGGCAGCAGCCCTTTTTGGTGCTATTGACGCAGGCGCGCGGTAAGTCAATAATACACGAGACAGTATATGAGGATCGGTTCGGGTATACGAAAGATTTACAGAGGATGGGTGCAGATATTATGGTTTCTGACGAGTGTCCGGAGGGGAGCAAATGCAGATTTTATGGCCAGACATTTAACCACGTCGCTCATGTCTTTGGACCTACAAAGTTGCGCGGCGGAGAAATTACCATGACAGATATACGCGCAGGAATGGCGCATATTGTAGCGGCGCTGGCGGCCGAAGGGGAATCTGTTATCTCCGGCGTAGAACATGTGGATAGGGGATACGAGAGGATTGATGAGAGGTTGAGGGAATTGGGAGCGGACATAAAAAGAGTTTAG
- a CDS encoding rod shape-determining protein, whose product MYTMFIRKIGIDLGTANTLVFVPKKGVVVNEPSVVAVSRDENRVLAVGNEARNMIGRTPETIVAYRPLRDGVIADYRVTEAMLRYFINKAGGRVRLFRPEVMVSVPAGVTSTERRAVIEATVNAGAKAAYVVKEPVLAAIGAGIPINEPAGHMVVDIGGGTTDIAVISLGGIVASTSVKVAGNKLDQAISDYIKKHYNLAIGDRTAEDIKIKIGSAVPVDDEKLKMEIKGRDLMSGLPKTIEIHSPEVTDAISDELDEIIRAVKAVMHDTPPELAADIMDKGIVMTGGGALLRNIDELVFQETGVPAHIAEDALLCVAKGTGIALEHLDVYKRSIMSKR is encoded by the coding sequence ATGTATACTATGTTCATAAGAAAAATAGGAATTGATCTCGGTACCGCCAACACCCTTGTTTTTGTTCCCAAAAAAGGGGTGGTGGTAAATGAGCCTTCGGTGGTTGCGGTCTCGCGTGACGAGAACCGGGTTTTAGCTGTGGGAAATGAAGCTCGGAACATGATCGGGCGCACGCCCGAAACTATTGTTGCTTATCGTCCGCTTCGGGATGGAGTTATTGCCGACTATCGGGTCACGGAGGCTATGCTGCGTTATTTTATAAATAAAGCCGGCGGCCGCGTACGCCTCTTTCGTCCCGAAGTTATGGTTTCAGTTCCGGCTGGCGTAACTTCTACAGAACGAAGAGCGGTGATTGAAGCCACCGTAAATGCTGGGGCAAAAGCTGCTTATGTGGTAAAAGAGCCGGTGCTCGCCGCCATCGGCGCTGGTATTCCTATAAATGAGCCGGCAGGACACATGGTGGTTGATATTGGCGGCGGGACTACGGATATTGCCGTAATTTCTCTGGGCGGAATTGTGGCTTCAACCTCGGTAAAAGTTGCCGGCAACAAACTGGATCAGGCAATTTCGGACTATATAAAAAAACATTACAATCTCGCGATTGGGGATCGTACTGCCGAAGATATAAAAATCAAAATTGGTTCGGCGGTCCCGGTTGATGACGAAAAGTTAAAAATGGAAATTAAGGGACGCGATTTAATGTCAGGACTCCCGAAAACTATTGAAATTCATTCTCCGGAAGTTACGGATGCTATTTCGGATGAGCTGGACGAAATTATCCGTGCCGTAAAAGCAGTAATGCATGATACGCCGCCGGAGCTTGCGGCGGATATCATGGATAAAGGGATTGTGATGACCGGCGGAGGAGCGTTACTGCGGAATATTGATGAACTTGTGTTTCAGGAGACCGGCGTTCCTGCGCATATTGCCGAGGACGCGCTTTTGTGTGTAGCGAAAGGCACGGGGATTGCGCTGGAACATTTGGATGTATATAAACGCTCAATTATGAGTAAGCGATAG
- a CDS encoding nucleotidyltransferase domain-containing protein: MPRYEYQPYIGKPKEERREMASASGWVERKRFLFSSHPELKERLAGLQEIVRDFQKQYPELISLSIYGSLIKGYATPESDIDGVIILDEEVQRELQKKNPQYSPFSMSNFYKALKEKLSLTYAQMSIQLSLIDKKDLLLFVQRGDIPRELFFLSIGGRKISQYRKVILDQLEAMGEQGEETWRNFGLSLLKWEWGSYNWGSGGNREMGEKRKKLYPWTIAEAKKYFLHGGDDLH, translated from the coding sequence ATGCCGCGATACGAATACCAACCGTATATAGGTAAACCCAAAGAGGAGAGGCGCGAGATGGCTAGCGCCAGCGGCTGGGTTGAGCGTAAACGATTCCTTTTCTCTTCTCATCCGGAACTTAAAGAACGCCTGGCCGGCCTTCAGGAGATCGTACGCGACTTTCAGAAACAATATCCGGAGCTTATTTCACTATCCATCTACGGATCACTTATCAAAGGATACGCTACGCCGGAATCAGACATAGACGGAGTTATTATCTTGGACGAGGAGGTTCAAAGAGAGCTGCAAAAGAAAAATCCACAATACAGTCCTTTTTCAATGAGCAATTTCTATAAAGCGCTTAAAGAAAAGTTATCGCTCACCTACGCACAAATGAGCATTCAATTGTCACTAATAGACAAAAAGGATCTTTTATTATTTGTACAGCGTGGTGACATTCCTCGCGAACTTTTTTTCTTATCTATAGGAGGACGGAAAATAAGTCAATACCGTAAAGTTATTCTTGACCAACTGGAAGCTATGGGTGAACAAGGGGAGGAAACATGGAGGAACTTTGGTCTTAGTCTTTTAAAGTGGGAATGGGGATCATATAACTGGGGGTCGGGTGGAAATCGGGAAATGGGTGAAAAACGAAAGAAACTTTATCCTTGGACAATTGCCGAAGCCAAGAAGTATTTTTTACATGGAGGCGATGATCTCCATTAA
- a CDS encoding AAA family ATPase, protein MVLGHERQIDYLNKVLKRGRMAHAYLFSGPEGIGKFEVAKAIAKSFYCEGAKKSLHDVCGECVQCRLIDSAAHPHVVILDPKHTLVSKKVPRSDHGRTGMAVSRPEGRDGLATESLAKKRKEIPIQDVRELKRVFSLAPQGNNWRIAIINNADKMSQEAANSFLKLLEEPGQQTLIILLSAYPEMLPQTVVSRTQVIKFFGGRAGFSQEDKELRQELALLVRQRDLPRAFKFFEKAVDNDELRKKTIFLLLATARNKLLATPQRESVMTIKEMLRIAEIMETTNVNSRLALDVLFLKLV, encoded by the coding sequence ATGGTTCTCGGACATGAGCGACAAATTGATTATTTAAATAAAGTATTAAAACGTGGGCGTATGGCGCACGCCTATTTATTTTCCGGGCCGGAGGGTATAGGGAAATTTGAAGTGGCCAAGGCGATCGCTAAATCTTTTTATTGCGAAGGAGCAAAAAAGTCGCTCCACGATGTTTGCGGCGAATGTGTCCAATGCCGGCTTATTGACTCCGCTGCCCATCCGCACGTCGTAATACTGGATCCGAAACACACGTTAGTTTCTAAAAAAGTTCCTAGATCCGACCACGGTCGGACCGGGATGGCGGTCTCTAGGCCAGAAGGCCGTGATGGCCTAGCCACTGAAAGCCTAGCCAAAAAACGAAAAGAAATTCCTATACAAGACGTCCGCGAGCTAAAACGGGTTTTTTCTTTAGCCCCACAGGGTAACAACTGGAGGATTGCAATTATTAATAATGCTGATAAAATGAGTCAAGAAGCGGCTAACTCTTTCTTGAAGCTTTTGGAAGAGCCTGGTCAGCAAACCTTGATTATACTCCTTAGTGCCTATCCGGAGATGTTGCCTCAAACCGTTGTCTCACGCACCCAAGTGATTAAATTTTTTGGAGGGCGTGCGGGTTTCTCCCAAGAGGATAAAGAACTTAGACAGGAATTGGCTTTACTGGTTAGACAGCGGGATTTACCCCGTGCCTTTAAATTTTTTGAGAAAGCAGTCGACAATGACGAGCTTCGCAAAAAAACTATTTTTTTACTTTTGGCCACGGCGCGTAATAAGTTGCTCGCCACGCCCCAAAGAGAAAGCGTGATGACTATCAAGGAGATGCTGCGTATCGCCGAAATTATGGAAACCACAAATGTTAATTCACGCCTAGCGTTGGACGTTTTATTTTTAAAACTGGTTTGA
- the frr gene encoding ribosome recycling factor, whose protein sequence is MFMEEFKQKLEKILKRFKNELLSLRTGRATPALVEDLEVDYYGSKTPLKAVASISSPGPRELLIQPWDKNVIPAVEKALQGSSLGLNPITDRDAIRLTIPALTEERRKELVKMLGRYSEDARIQVRREREEVLKEVERKEKNGEVSEDEKFRQKNEVQKIIDETNKKIEETGLTKEKEIMTI, encoded by the coding sequence ATTTTTATGGAGGAATTTAAGCAAAAACTGGAGAAGATTTTAAAGAGATTTAAAAACGAACTCTTATCTCTTCGTACCGGTCGTGCCACGCCGGCCCTGGTTGAAGATTTAGAAGTTGATTATTACGGTTCTAAAACTCCGCTTAAAGCCGTTGCTTCTATCTCCAGTCCCGGGCCGCGTGAGCTTCTTATTCAGCCTTGGGATAAAAATGTGATTCCGGCAGTTGAAAAGGCCCTACAGGGTTCTTCTCTGGGATTAAATCCGATTACGGATCGTGATGCTATACGTCTTACTATCCCCGCGCTTACGGAGGAACGAAGAAAGGAGTTGGTAAAAATGCTGGGGCGCTACAGTGAAGATGCGCGGATTCAGGTGCGTAGAGAACGCGAAGAGGTGTTGAAAGAGGTGGAGAGGAAAGAAAAAAACGGGGAGGTATCTGAAGACGAAAAATTCCGGCAGAAAAACGAAGTACAAAAAATTATTGACGAGACTAATAAAAAAATTGAAGAGACAGGTCTGACAAAAGAAAAAGAAATTATGACTATATGA
- a CDS encoding TlyA family RNA methyltransferase — protein sequence MSKRRLDEAIIRLGLSKDKQEAFITVTEGRVLVDGQKAVSPAQLVSPQAKIEIREEPLYVGRGAYKLEAALKKFGINVKDKICADIGAATGGFTQVLLLYGAKRVYAIDTARGKIALKIRREPHVVVMESVDARDIKKLPESVDIVTMDVSLIPLRELLPHTRRFLKPKGEVIALFKPQYETRDPKILRHGVVQDDVARGKLLQDFIDWTEKSGWRIMDQMESPIKGDKGNIEYMLWLHLS from the coding sequence ATGAGCAAGCGGCGGCTGGATGAAGCAATTATTCGGTTGGGTTTATCTAAAGATAAACAGGAAGCTTTTATCACAGTCACAGAAGGACGAGTATTGGTTGACGGTCAAAAAGCAGTCTCACCGGCGCAGCTTGTAAGCCCGCAAGCAAAGATAGAGATTCGCGAAGAGCCGCTTTACGTAGGCAGGGGGGCGTATAAACTTGAAGCCGCTCTTAAAAAATTTGGAATAAACGTAAAAGATAAAATTTGTGCAGATATCGGCGCGGCTACGGGCGGATTTACACAGGTTCTGCTTTTGTACGGCGCCAAAAGAGTTTATGCGATTGATACTGCCCGTGGAAAAATCGCCTTGAAAATTCGTAGGGAGCCCCACGTGGTAGTTATGGAAAGCGTTGATGCGCGGGACATTAAAAAATTACCGGAGAGCGTGGATATTGTTACTATGGACGTCTCACTTATACCGCTTCGTGAGTTATTGCCCCATACGAGGCGTTTTTTAAAACCCAAAGGCGAAGTTATCGCGCTTTTCAAACCCCAGTACGAAACGCGGGACCCAAAAATTTTGAGACATGGTGTAGTGCAAGACGACGTAGCGCGCGGAAAATTGCTCCAAGATTTTATTGACTGGACTGAAAAGAGCGGATGGCGGATAATGGACCAGATGGAGTCACCAATTAAAGGAGATAAGGGAAACATAGAGTATATGCTATGGTTACACTTGTCTTAG
- the rseP gene encoding RIP metalloprotease RseP yields the protein MVTLVLVLVVISLLILVHEWGHFYSARKLGVKVEEFGFGFPPKVYSRIKNGVRYSFNLLPFGGFVKIFGEHGEGEGDKQSFISRPPWQRFTILVAGVAMNFILAWVFFSVGSAIGVPQMLDEKRDGIPVSIISVLPGSPAEQAGLKFGDQILEMRSPDVSLRIETEKDVRDFVDAYRGEEITLVVKRSKDVIEVKATPRAHIAEGEGPLGIGLARIIVKRAPWYLAPLEGAKTLVRSVSAIILGLYTVVRELLVRGGAPIAVSGPVGIFFFAQDTRALGISYFLQFVGLLSVNLAILNFLPIPALDGGRALFLIIEKIRGRRINVNIENFIHTLGFAFLILIMVLVTYRDIVRIL from the coding sequence ATGGTTACACTTGTCTTAGTTTTAGTTGTTATTAGTCTTTTGATCCTCGTTCACGAATGGGGACATTTTTATTCGGCAAGAAAACTGGGTGTAAAGGTTGAAGAATTTGGGTTTGGTTTTCCGCCCAAAGTTTATTCGCGCATCAAAAACGGAGTGAGGTATTCTTTTAACTTGCTGCCTTTTGGGGGGTTTGTAAAAATTTTTGGGGAACACGGAGAAGGCGAAGGAGATAAACAAAGTTTTATTTCGCGTCCCCCGTGGCAGCGATTTACCATACTGGTTGCCGGAGTTGCTATGAATTTTATCCTTGCTTGGGTTTTTTTCAGCGTTGGCTCCGCAATTGGCGTACCGCAGATGCTGGATGAAAAACGGGATGGAATTCCTGTCTCAATAATTTCCGTGCTTCCCGGATCTCCGGCGGAACAGGCCGGTCTTAAATTTGGCGATCAGATCTTGGAAATGCGTTCTCCCGATGTTTCTTTGAGAATTGAAACGGAAAAAGATGTACGCGACTTTGTGGATGCTTATCGCGGGGAAGAAATAACATTAGTTGTTAAACGCAGCAAAGATGTTATTGAAGTTAAAGCAACGCCACGCGCTCATATAGCCGAGGGTGAGGGACCTTTGGGTATCGGTCTTGCGCGAATTATAGTTAAACGCGCCCCTTGGTATCTTGCTCCGTTGGAGGGAGCAAAGACGCTTGTAAGAAGCGTATCTGCGATTATTTTGGGCCTTTACACAGTTGTGAGGGAACTCTTGGTTAGGGGTGGGGCCCCGATTGCAGTTTCTGGTCCAGTGGGAATATTCTTTTTTGCACAAGATACTCGTGCGTTGGGCATCTCATATTTCTTGCAGTTTGTGGGTCTCCTGTCCGTAAATCTGGCTATACTTAATTTTCTGCCCATTCCTGCGTTAGACGGCGGACGCGCCCTTTTTCTTATCATTGAAAAAATTAGGGGACGACGCATTAACGTAAATATTGAAAATTTTATTCATACCCTTGGTTTTGCTTTTCTTATTTTAATTATGGTGCTCGTGACCTATCGGGATATTGTGAGGATTTTGTAG
- a CDS encoding ASCH domain-containing protein, with product MKHPLQALLIAPIRKMREDVLAGSKQITIRDGHRDYRLGGVMLCCPDKPWCVAADITVVRHTTYGEIVEEEYKADGFLSPQEMIEGMRRFYPYADFDKPATVIRWNNVHGKLVDQYHKRQAKKLSKHQKACCGKGPYKG from the coding sequence ATGAAGCATCCCCTTCAAGCGTTACTCATCGCACCTATTCGTAAAATGCGAGAAGATGTTCTTGCCGGAAGCAAACAAATTACGATTCGGGATGGACACAGAGATTATAGACTCGGGGGAGTTATGCTTTGCTGTCCTGATAAGCCATGGTGTGTTGCCGCTGACATTACGGTCGTACGTCACACCACCTACGGTGAGATTGTTGAGGAAGAATACAAAGCTGATGGATTTTTGAGTCCTCAGGAGATGATTGAGGGGATGCGGAGGTTCTATCCCTATGCCGATTTTGACAAGCCGGCAACAGTGATTAGGTGGAATAACGTTCACGGCAAACTCGTGGATCAATATCATAAGAGGCAGGCTAAGAAATTAAGTAAGCATCAAAAAGCCTGCTGTGGTAAAGGTCCTTATAAAGGTTGA
- a CDS encoding FAD-dependent oxidoreductase encodes MCTLQQKINMQKYDYLIIGGGIAGVTAAETIRERAPDSSIGLICDESYPLYSRVMLPGYLKKKISREQLFLRQVDDFTSKRIDLRLKEEAAYVDVKRKEVGLANRIVLSYEKLLIASGGNTLDWGRPEEQGFIYRLQTLDDADKLFQKLETIRQPIVIGASFISLEFLEIFVTNSIQPLLLVRTPHFFSRIFDYTGGEILHDNFERHGIKIQFNDEIAEITKHNTAFSVQTKGLRILESDALALGLGIKRNMEFIRGSGVELGEQGVRTNEYLETSITDVWAAGDVAEFYDVILGEHHAMGNWTNAFLQGQRVGLNMTGEREPFKKVSSYSITNLGFQITALGNCNDGRDTIVRVDKIKNQYERFFLRDGILVGAALINRFQDKSHLAKFIEAKVSMESYRDKLTDFGFDITAIPA; translated from the coding sequence ATGTGTACGTTGCAGCAGAAAATAAATATGCAAAAATATGACTATTTAATTATTGGTGGCGGGATTGCGGGTGTGACTGCTGCAGAGACTATCCGGGAACGCGCGCCTGATTCTTCCATCGGACTGATTTGCGATGAGTCGTATCCTTTGTATTCACGAGTAATGCTCCCGGGGTATCTCAAAAAAAAGATCTCGCGCGAGCAGCTTTTTTTGCGGCAGGTGGACGATTTTACTTCCAAGCGCATTGACCTTCGTCTTAAAGAAGAAGCAGCCTATGTTGATGTAAAAAGAAAGGAGGTGGGTCTGGCTAATCGTATAGTTCTTAGCTACGAGAAACTGCTTATTGCGAGCGGCGGCAATACACTGGACTGGGGAAGGCCGGAAGAACAAGGGTTTATTTATCGTCTGCAGACCCTGGATGATGCGGATAAACTATTTCAAAAACTTGAGACTATCCGTCAGCCAATAGTGATAGGAGCCTCGTTTATCAGTTTGGAATTTCTTGAAATTTTTGTAACCAACAGTATCCAGCCCCTGCTTCTTGTACGTACCCCACACTTTTTTTCGCGTATTTTTGATTATACCGGAGGAGAAATACTGCATGACAATTTTGAACGCCACGGCATAAAAATACAATTTAATGACGAGATTGCGGAAATAACAAAACACAACACCGCGTTTTCGGTTCAAACCAAGGGTCTACGCATATTGGAGAGCGACGCCCTAGCGCTTGGATTAGGAATTAAACGCAATATGGAGTTTATCCGTGGCTCCGGAGTGGAGCTAGGAGAGCAGGGGGTACGCACCAATGAGTATTTGGAGACAAGTATAACTGATGTTTGGGCAGCAGGAGATGTAGCCGAATTTTACGATGTTATTTTAGGGGAGCACCACGCTATGGGTAATTGGACTAACGCTTTTTTGCAGGGGCAAAGAGTGGGACTCAATATGACTGGAGAGCGTGAGCCTTTTAAAAAAGTTTCCAGTTATTCCATAACCAATTTGGGATTTCAGATAACGGCATTAGGCAATTGCAACGATGGCCGCGATACTATTGTGCGTGTGGATAAAATTAAAAATCAATATGAAAGGTTTTTCCTGCGTGACGGCATTTTGGTTGGGGCGGCGCTTATTAATCGTTTTCAGGACAAATCTCACCTGGCTAAATTCATTGAGGCCAAAGTATCTATGGAGTCGTATCGCGATAAGCTGACCGATTTTGGATTTGACATAACGGCAATACCAGCCTAA
- a CDS encoding DsbA family protein: MEEDTKIETEDIKNAGAHSAPNPYLVPAAIVIAGLLIAGAVFYTNSPKTPAANRQTAAAGEPAISATGDLADDDPVLGNPEALVTVIEFSDFQCPFCRRFFRDTLSQLKDKYIKTGKVRFVYRDFPLTGIHDMAQKYAEAAECADEQGKFWQMHDKIFEEQDKRGVATVFDITVADIKQWARGVGLNGAAFDGCLDSDKYFEEVQKDFRDGQANGVNGTPGTFVNGRLIQGAVPFEQFASVIEQELGRAK; this comes from the coding sequence ATGGAGGAAGATACTAAAATAGAAACCGAGGATATCAAAAACGCCGGAGCGCATTCGGCACCAAATCCATATCTAGTTCCTGCCGCGATCGTCATTGCCGGACTTTTAATAGCCGGAGCAGTATTTTACACCAACTCTCCAAAAACTCCGGCAGCCAATCGTCAAACAGCAGCAGCGGGGGAGCCGGCCATATCAGCGACCGGAGATCTAGCGGATGACGATCCGGTATTAGGCAACCCGGAAGCTTTGGTTACCGTGATAGAATTTAGTGACTTTCAATGCCCTTTTTGTCGGCGTTTTTTCCGCGATACTTTATCCCAGCTTAAGGACAAATACATAAAAACCGGCAAAGTGCGTTTTGTTTATAGGGACTTTCCTCTTACGGGGATTCACGACATGGCCCAAAAATACGCGGAAGCGGCAGAGTGCGCGGATGAACAGGGGAAATTCTGGCAGATGCATGACAAAATTTTTGAGGAGCAGGATAAACGCGGGGTGGCAACGGTGTTTGATATTACCGTGGCTGACATTAAGCAGTGGGCTCGTGGGGTCGGTCTTAACGGCGCGGCGTTTGATGGTTGTCTTGACTCGGATAAATATTTTGAAGAAGTGCAAAAAGATTTTCGCGATGGTCAGGCGAATGGCGTAAACGGCACTCCGGGCACATTTGTCAACGGCCGCCTGATTCAGGGCGCAGTGCCTTTTGAGCAGTTTGCATCCGTGATTGAACAGGAACTTGGGCGGGCAAAATAG